The following are encoded together in the Bacillus sp. V2I10 genome:
- a CDS encoding chemotaxis protein CheA — translation MDMNQYLEVFIEESKEHLQSCNDKLLELEKNPGDLFIVNEIFRSAHTLKGMSATMGYADLANLTHQMENVLDAIRQEKLTVTDALLDVVFQAVDDLEVMVLSIAEGGSGKKDVDNVIRQLKKMEVGEPAGIEHKSEESSRTAIKEFDDFERTVLQQSREQGFHTYELTIRLREDCLLKAARVFMVFEIAEKLGEVIKSVPSVDLLEEEKFDHQFHLALVTKESANEIERQIMKVSEILSVEVSHLSIVERLIEKETVLHNESAADTGLIAAKDEAAVSKVAVQASSKTIRVNIDRLDSLMNLFEELVIDRGRLEQISKQLKNSELNETVEHMTRISGDLQTIILNMRMVPVETVFNRFPRMIRQLAKDLNKKINLEIIGAETELDRTVIDEIGDPLVHLLRNAIDHGIESPETRLKHGKREEGNVVLRAYHSGNYVFIEIEDDGNGISRERVLKKAIDRGIVSEKMAGTLSDKQVYELIFSSGFSTAETISDISGRGVGLDVVKNTIEALGGSISIDSAGGAGSLFSIQLPLTLSIISVMLVKLANETFAIPISSIIETAVISKDEVMSAHNQKVIDFRGRIVPLISLAEVFEVPDENEEDSHLAIVIVKKGDKTAALVVNSFIGQQEIVLKSLGHYLNSVFAVSGATILGDGQVALIIDCNALIK, via the coding sequence ATGGATATGAATCAATACTTAGAGGTCTTCATTGAAGAAAGTAAAGAACACTTGCAGTCTTGTAATGATAAGCTGCTCGAACTGGAGAAAAATCCTGGTGATTTATTCATCGTAAATGAAATTTTCCGTTCAGCTCACACATTAAAAGGCATGAGTGCAACGATGGGTTATGCTGATTTAGCCAATCTGACCCACCAAATGGAAAATGTGCTTGATGCCATCCGTCAAGAAAAACTGACTGTAACCGATGCCTTGCTTGATGTCGTATTTCAGGCTGTTGACGACCTTGAAGTAATGGTTTTATCCATTGCTGAAGGAGGTAGCGGGAAAAAAGATGTTGACAATGTTATTCGGCAGCTGAAAAAGATGGAAGTGGGCGAACCCGCAGGAATTGAACATAAAAGCGAAGAATCATCCCGCACTGCTATAAAAGAATTTGATGATTTTGAACGAACTGTGCTGCAGCAGTCAAGAGAGCAGGGTTTTCATACATACGAACTGACAATTCGATTAAGAGAAGATTGCCTCTTGAAGGCAGCGCGTGTTTTTATGGTTTTTGAAATAGCTGAAAAGCTTGGTGAAGTCATAAAATCCGTTCCTTCAGTCGATTTGCTGGAAGAAGAAAAATTTGATCACCAATTTCATCTCGCTCTTGTAACTAAGGAGTCAGCAAATGAAATAGAAAGACAAATCATGAAGGTTTCTGAAATACTATCTGTTGAAGTCTCGCATCTTTCGATTGTTGAGAGATTGATAGAAAAAGAAACTGTTCTACATAATGAAAGTGCAGCTGATACCGGACTTATTGCTGCAAAGGATGAAGCAGCTGTTTCTAAAGTAGCCGTGCAGGCAAGCTCAAAAACAATCCGCGTAAATATAGATAGACTTGACAGCCTCATGAACCTTTTTGAAGAGCTTGTGATTGACAGAGGGAGACTGGAGCAAATCTCCAAGCAGCTGAAAAATAGCGAGCTAAATGAAACAGTTGAACATATGACACGTATATCAGGTGATCTTCAAACGATTATTCTGAACATGAGAATGGTCCCTGTTGAGACAGTTTTCAACCGGTTCCCCCGTATGATCAGGCAGCTCGCCAAAGACTTAAATAAAAAAATTAATCTTGAGATTATTGGGGCTGAAACTGAGCTTGACCGGACAGTCATTGACGAAATCGGAGATCCGCTCGTTCACCTTTTAAGAAATGCCATTGATCATGGGATTGAATCACCTGAAACACGCCTTAAGCATGGAAAGCGAGAAGAGGGCAATGTTGTCCTTAGAGCATATCACAGCGGGAATTATGTCTTCATCGAGATCGAAGATGACGGAAACGGCATTAGCAGAGAAAGAGTTTTAAAGAAAGCAATTGACAGGGGAATTGTATCGGAAAAAATGGCAGGTACACTTTCTGATAAGCAGGTATATGAATTGATTTTCTCATCTGGGTTTTCTACAGCTGAAACAATATCAGATATATCCGGGAGAGGTGTAGGACTGGATGTGGTCAAAAATACAATTGAAGCTCTTGGAGGTTCGATTTCAATTGATTCAGCTGGAGGAGCAGGTTCGTTATTTTCTATTCAGCTTCCGCTTACGCTTTCAATCATATCTGTCATGCTTGTCAAGCTTGCGAATGAAACATTTGCTATTCCGATTTCCTCTATTATTGAAACGGCAGTGATCAGCAAAGATGAAGTCATGAGTGCACATAATCAGAAAGTCATCGATTTCAGAGGCAGAATTGTTCCGCTGATTTCCCTAGCAGAAGTTTTTGAAGTGCCGGATGAAAATGAAGAAGACTCACATCTTGCGATTGTCATTGTAAAAAAAGGGGATAAAACGGCTGCGCTTGTGGTGAACTCATTTATTGGCCAGCAGGAAATTGTCTTAAAGTCACTCGGTCATTACCTGAACTCTGTTTTTGCAGTATCAGGTGCAACGATTCTGGGCGATGGTCAAGTAGCTTTAATCATTGATTGTAATGCTCTTATCAAATAG
- a CDS encoding chemotaxis response regulator protein-glutamate methylesterase, which translates to MSKITVLVVDDSAFMRKLITDFLEESGFIEVMATARNGQDALLKIGQLNPDIITLDIEMPGLNGLETLKRIMEEFPRPVIMLSSTTQEGADHTIQSLQLGAIDFIAKPSGAISLDLHKVKQELLQKVQVASHSRVRKIINANIDTIKHKKKPITQSKRYRQHIVCMGTSTGGPRALQQVLPKLPEDLEAPVFIVQHMPEGFTTSLAARLHSLSAVNVKEAEDGELALNGTAYIAPGGFHMKIEKANNGLIIKLNKEYPRNGHRPSVDTMFESISRLENIHKVAVIMTGMGADGTEGLKKLKQSGDLHAISESEKTSIVFGMPKMAYQTKAIDAVEDVQDIAASILKFIRG; encoded by the coding sequence ATGAGCAAGATTACCGTTCTGGTGGTAGACGACTCTGCCTTTATGAGAAAGCTGATCACCGATTTTCTTGAAGAAAGCGGCTTTATAGAAGTTATGGCCACAGCGCGCAATGGTCAAGATGCCCTGTTAAAAATCGGTCAATTGAATCCTGATATCATTACGCTGGATATCGAGATGCCGGGGTTAAACGGTCTTGAGACACTGAAGAGGATTATGGAGGAATTTCCAAGACCTGTGATTATGTTGTCGAGCACTACTCAAGAAGGGGCAGATCATACCATTCAATCCCTGCAGCTTGGCGCAATTGATTTTATAGCAAAACCTTCGGGAGCGATCTCTCTTGATCTCCATAAAGTGAAACAGGAATTACTCCAAAAAGTGCAGGTGGCAAGTCATTCGCGTGTTAGAAAAATAATTAATGCGAATATTGATACCATTAAACATAAGAAGAAGCCTATCACGCAATCGAAAAGATACCGGCAGCATATCGTTTGCATGGGAACATCAACAGGCGGTCCAAGAGCTCTGCAGCAGGTTTTGCCCAAGCTGCCGGAAGACCTGGAAGCTCCGGTCTTTATCGTACAGCATATGCCGGAAGGATTTACAACTTCTTTGGCTGCAAGACTTCATTCTCTTTCAGCTGTCAATGTGAAAGAAGCGGAAGACGGAGAATTGGCTTTAAATGGAACAGCCTATATTGCGCCAGGCGGATTTCATATGAAAATTGAAAAGGCTAATAACGGGCTGATTATCAAGTTGAATAAAGAGTATCCGCGAAACGGCCACAGACCTTCTGTTGACACGATGTTTGAATCAATAAGCAGGCTTGAAAATATTCATAAAGTAGCTGTTATTATGACAGGCATGGGAGCAGATGGAACGGAAGGGTTAAAGAAATTAAAGCAGTCAGGAGATCTGCATGCCATCTCAGAGTCTGAAAAAACGTCGATCGTTTTTGGAATGCCGAAGATGGCCTATCAGACAAAAGCAATTGATGCAGTTGAAGATGTACAAGATATTGCAGCTTCTATTTTGAAATTTATTCGAGGCTAA
- a CDS encoding MinD/ParA family protein has product MDQAEQLRLHLQQMNKPNAKSIAVISGKGGVGKSNFSINFAIRLVKNEKRVLVLDLDIGYGNIDILIGQSSDASILDFFNQKKELDEMIYSGPGGFDFISGGTGLSYLFKIEKCQFDSFFSKLESLFNKYDYIIFDMGAGMTAESLKFILSADELMVVTTSEPTSITDAYSVIKQISMQDKSIPISIVVNRSDHAKAARETSVRMQAAIEQFLAMKTSYAGWMPDDRFVSQAVIRQIPFTLLFPKSAASRALHEIADNYLDRGKKDLSLHKKPVWFLP; this is encoded by the coding sequence ATGGATCAGGCGGAGCAGTTAAGACTGCACTTACAGCAAATGAATAAACCTAATGCAAAATCCATTGCTGTCATCAGCGGAAAAGGCGGAGTCGGCAAATCGAACTTTTCAATCAATTTTGCTATCAGGTTAGTAAAAAATGAAAAACGCGTGCTTGTGCTTGATTTAGATATTGGATATGGAAATATAGACATCCTTATTGGCCAATCGAGCGATGCTTCTATCTTAGACTTTTTTAATCAAAAAAAAGAGCTGGATGAAATGATTTATTCAGGCCCCGGCGGATTTGATTTTATTTCTGGGGGTACCGGATTATCATATTTGTTCAAAATAGAGAAATGTCAGTTTGATTCGTTCTTCTCTAAACTCGAATCTTTGTTTAACAAATATGATTATATCATTTTTGATATGGGGGCGGGTATGACAGCCGAAAGCCTGAAATTTATTTTGTCAGCAGATGAACTGATGGTGGTCACAACATCTGAGCCAACCTCCATTACGGATGCCTATTCCGTCATTAAGCAAATAAGTATGCAAGATAAAAGCATCCCCATTTCAATTGTTGTAAACCGTTCTGATCATGCGAAAGCTGCACGTGAGACCTCAGTGAGAATGCAGGCTGCAATTGAACAGTTTCTTGCTATGAAAACGTCATATGCAGGATGGATGCCAGATGACCGGTTTGTTTCACAGGCTGTAATCAGACAGATACCATTTACTTTATTATTTCCTAAAAGCGCTGCCAGCAGGGCGCTTCATGAGATTGCTGACAATTACTTGGACCGGGGCAAAAAGGATTTGTCTCTCCATAAAAAACCTGTTTGGTTTCTACCCTAA